A region of Bacillus cabrialesii DNA encodes the following proteins:
- the parC gene encoding DNA topoisomerase IV subunit A, which translates to MSQPELFHDLPLEEVIGDRFGRYSKYIIQDRALPDARDGLKPVQRRILYAMHTDGNTFDKNFRKAAKTVGNVIGNYHPHGDSSVYEAMVRMSQDWKVRNVLIEMHGNNGSIDGDPPAAMRYTEARLSPIASELLRDIDKNTVEFVPNFDDTSKEPVVLPAMFPNLLVNGSTGISAGYATDIPPHHLGEVIDAVIKRIQMPSCSVDELMEVIKGPDFPTGGIIQGVDGIKKAYETGKGKIIIRGKAEIEGIRGGREQIVITEIPFEVNKANLVKKMDEYRIDKKVEGISEVRDETDRTGLRVVIELKKEADAKGILNFLYKNTDLQVTYNFNMVAIHNRRPMLMSLPSILDAYIGHQKEVVTNRSVYELQKAKDRHHIVEGLMKALSILDEVIATIRSSSDKRDAKNNLIAKYDFTEPQAEAIVSLQLYRLTNTDITALKEEAEELGKKIEELESILSNDKKLLKVITNSLKALKKKYADARRSVIEEKIEEIKINLEVMVASEDVYVTVTKDGYLKRTSQRSFAASNGQDFGMKDTDRMLHQFEMNTTDVLLLFTNKGSYIYCPVHQLPDIRWKDMGQHFSNIITIDRDETIVKAIPIKEFDPSAYLLFFTKNGMVKKTELTHYKAQRYSKALVALNLKGEDELIDVHVTNGESQIFIATHLGYGLWFGEDEVNIVGARAAGVKGINLKEDDFVVSGDILQQSDSIVLFTQRGAVKRMSLSEFEKTSRAKRGVVMLRELKKNPHRVVGLFACGLEQRLMAETEKGDRKELQAKDLRTNDRYSNGSFFIDEEESGKVTAVWRVHTEQ; encoded by the coding sequence TTGTCACAGCCAGAATTATTTCATGATTTACCATTAGAAGAGGTGATCGGCGACCGTTTTGGACGCTATAGTAAATATATTATTCAAGACAGGGCGCTTCCTGATGCGAGAGACGGCTTAAAGCCGGTACAGCGCAGAATTTTGTATGCGATGCATACAGATGGAAACACGTTTGATAAAAACTTCAGAAAAGCGGCCAAAACGGTCGGTAACGTCATCGGTAATTATCATCCGCACGGTGACAGTTCGGTTTATGAAGCAATGGTGCGGATGAGCCAGGATTGGAAAGTGCGTAATGTGTTAATCGAAATGCACGGGAACAACGGAAGCATCGACGGAGATCCCCCGGCAGCCATGCGTTATACAGAAGCGAGATTGTCTCCGATCGCATCTGAGCTTCTGCGGGATATTGACAAAAATACGGTTGAATTTGTGCCGAACTTTGATGATACAAGCAAGGAGCCTGTCGTGCTTCCGGCGATGTTTCCTAACTTATTGGTCAACGGATCTACCGGGATATCAGCAGGATACGCGACCGACATTCCCCCTCATCATCTTGGGGAAGTCATTGATGCTGTCATTAAACGCATTCAAATGCCATCTTGCTCTGTTGATGAACTGATGGAAGTCATAAAAGGGCCTGATTTTCCGACAGGCGGTATTATTCAGGGCGTTGACGGCATAAAAAAAGCTTACGAAACCGGAAAAGGAAAAATCATTATCCGCGGAAAAGCTGAAATTGAAGGAATCAGAGGCGGCCGTGAACAAATTGTCATTACGGAAATTCCGTTTGAAGTAAACAAAGCCAACCTTGTGAAAAAAATGGACGAGTACCGCATTGATAAAAAGGTTGAAGGCATCTCAGAGGTTCGCGATGAAACGGACCGAACAGGGCTGAGAGTGGTCATTGAACTGAAAAAAGAAGCGGATGCAAAAGGCATTTTGAATTTCTTATATAAAAACACCGATTTGCAAGTCACATATAACTTTAATATGGTGGCTATCCATAACCGCCGCCCAATGCTGATGAGCCTGCCGTCCATTTTGGATGCGTATATCGGCCACCAAAAGGAAGTCGTCACAAACAGGTCCGTTTATGAGCTTCAAAAAGCAAAAGACAGACATCACATCGTAGAAGGCCTCATGAAAGCTTTGTCGATTTTGGATGAAGTCATTGCAACGATCCGTTCTTCAAGCGATAAGCGTGACGCTAAAAACAACTTGATAGCGAAATATGACTTTACAGAGCCTCAGGCCGAAGCCATCGTATCATTGCAGCTATATCGTTTAACCAATACAGATATCACAGCGCTTAAGGAAGAGGCAGAAGAGCTTGGCAAAAAGATTGAAGAGCTCGAATCCATTCTGAGCAATGATAAAAAGCTGTTGAAAGTGATCACAAACAGCTTGAAAGCACTGAAAAAGAAATATGCAGACGCTAGACGATCCGTAATTGAAGAAAAAATTGAGGAAATTAAAATCAACCTTGAAGTCATGGTTGCGTCTGAGGATGTATATGTGACCGTTACGAAGGATGGTTACCTAAAACGGACGAGCCAGCGTTCATTTGCCGCTTCTAATGGCCAGGATTTCGGCATGAAAGATACGGATAGGATGCTGCATCAGTTTGAAATGAATACGACGGATGTGCTGCTGCTCTTTACGAACAAAGGAAGCTACATCTATTGTCCGGTTCACCAGCTGCCTGATATCAGATGGAAGGACATGGGCCAGCATTTTTCTAATATCATCACCATTGACCGGGATGAAACGATTGTAAAGGCCATACCGATAAAAGAATTTGATCCGTCGGCATATCTTTTGTTCTTTACGAAAAATGGAATGGTGAAAAAGACAGAGCTCACTCATTATAAAGCACAGCGTTATTCTAAAGCGCTTGTGGCGTTAAACCTGAAGGGTGAAGACGAACTGATTGATGTACATGTAACAAATGGGGAAAGCCAGATCTTTATCGCTACTCATTTAGGGTACGGCTTATGGTTTGGAGAAGACGAAGTAAATATAGTTGGCGCGCGTGCCGCTGGTGTAAAAGGAATTAACTTGAAAGAAGATGACTTTGTTGTCTCAGGGGACATCCTTCAACAATCTGATTCAATTGTATTGTTCACACAGCGGGGAGCGGTGAAACGCATGAGTCTTTCCGAGTTTGAAAAAACATCCCGTGCAAAACGCGGTGTTGTGATGCTAAGGGAATTGAAGAAGAATCCTCACCGTGTCGTCGGCCTGTTCGCATGCGGTCTAGAACAGCGGCTTATGGCGGAAACAGAAAAGGGCGACAGAAAAGAACTGCAGGCGAAAGACTTGCGGACAAACGACAGATACAGCAATGGCTCTTTCTTTATTGATGAAGAGGAATCAGGCAAGGTCACAGCTGTCTGGCGCGTTCATACAGAACAATAA